In Burkholderia lata, the DNA window CCGGAAATACAAATGAAAAAGCCCGCGCAAGGCGGGCTTCTTCATTTTCTGGCGGAGCGGACGGGACTCGCCTACATCCCGCAGGCCGCGGCTGCGCTTGCAAGCGCAGCCCTTCGAGTCCCGCCGGAAGCCGCGCAGGCGGCTTCCTCCACTCCGCAGTCACGCGCCCGCAAGCGGGCGCAACGAACGATACAAATGAAAAAGCCCGCACAAGGCGGGCTTCTTCATTTTCTGGCGGAGCGGACGGGACTCGAACCCGCGACCCCCGGCGTGACAGGCCGGTATTCTAACCGACTGAACTACCGCTCCAGTCTTGCTTCTTGCCTGGCAGGCGTCGGTTACTTCCTGCCGGCGCATCGTTTGTTCGAACGACGCCGAAATCTGGCGTCCCCTAGGGGATTCGAACCCCTGTACTCACCGTGAAAGGGTGATGTCCTAGGCCTCTAGACGAAGGGGACAACGTACTGCTTACATCCTTAATGCAAAAGCCCGTTCAAAAATCGTTCTTTGAACGGGCTTCGTTCTGGCGGAGCGGACGGGGCTCGAACCCGCGACCCCCGGCGTGACAGGCCGGTATTCTAACCAACTGAACTACCGCTCCAGCTTTCTTACTTCCACCTGCAGGACACCGTCACGTTCCTGCACGTGTTGCGACACTTCTACGAAACGCCGCTGAATCTGGCGTCCCCTAGGGGATTCGAACCCCTGTACTCACCGTGAAAGGGTGATGTCCTAGGCCTCTAGACGAAGGGGACAACGTACTGCCTACATCTTTAATACAAAAGCCCGCTCAAAAACGTCTTGAACGGGCTTCGTTCTGGCGGAGCGGACGGGACTCGAACCCGCGACCCCCGGCGTGACAGGCCGGTATTCTAACCGACTGAACTACCGCTCCAGCTTTCTTACCCCCACCTGCAGGACGTCGGTTACGTTCCTGCAAGCGTTGCGACATTTCTACGAAACGCCGCTGAATCTGGCGTCCCCTAGGGGATTCGAACCCCTGTACTCACCGTGAAAGGGTGATGTCCTAGGCCTCTAGACGAAGGGGACAAAATCTTTTCAGATCTGTCTGACTTTCGCTATTCACTTTTCAATCAACAGCGAAGGCCGAAATTCTAACTGCTTTGAATCATTTTGTGAAGCATTTATTACTACCGCTGCTTCGCAAATCAACTCAGCTTGTTCTGATGGTGGAGGTAAGCGGGATCGAACCGCTGACCTCTTGCATGCCATGCAAGCGCTCTCCCAGCTGAGCTATACCCCCTTGCAGAACAGAAATGAGATTATATGGAGCTACTTTGAACTTGTAAATACCCTTTTTGCGATTCGAGCGAAATTTTTTGCGAAGCTGCCGCGATGTCACGCACAGGCAGCTTCGCTCGCCCTCGAACCTCAGGCCAGCGCGGCCTCGATGCGCGACACCACGACATCGCGACCGAACAGCACGAGCACCGCATCGATCGACGGCGTGTGCGTCGTACCGGCCACCAGCAGGCGCACCGGCATCGCGAGTTGCGGCATCTTCAGCTTGTGCGTGCCGAGCGTCGCCTTCAGCGCGGCGGACACGGCCTCCTTGGTCCAGTCGGCCGCCTTCAGCGCAGCGACGAGATCGGCCAGCGCCGGACGCACCACATCGGTCACGTGCTGTGCAAGCGCATCGGCTTCCGGTGCCGGCACACGATAGAACATCGTGGCGCCTTCCGCGATCTCCTTGACCGTCGTCGCGCGATCCTTCATCAGCCCGACCACCGCTTCGAGCGCAGGGCCCGTCGCGATCGCCGCATCGTCGATGCCGAGGGCGGCGAGGAACGGCTTCGCCAGCTCGGCGAGGCGCGCGTTGTCCGCTTCCTTGATGTAATGCGCGTTCAGCCAGCTCAGCTTGCTGTGGTCGTACTGCGCGGGCGACTTGCCGAGATGCTCGAGATCGAACCATTCGACGAACTGCTCGCGCGAGAAGATCTCGGCGTCGCCGTGCGACCAGCCGAGGCGCGCGAGATAGTTGACGACGGCTTCAGGCAGGAAGCCCGCGTCGCGGTACGCCATCACGCTCATCGCGCCATGGCGCTTGCTCATCTTCTCGCCCTGCTCGTTCAGCACGGTCGGCAGGTGCGCGTAGACGGGCGGCTCGCCGCCGAGCGCATTCAGGATGTTGATCTGGCGCGGCGTGTTGTTCACGTGGTCATCGCCACGGATCACGTGCGTTATGCCCATGTCCATGTCGTCCACCACCACGCAGAAGTTGTAGATCGGCGTGCCGTCCGGGCGCGCGATCACGAGGTCGTCGAGCTCTTCATTCGAGATCTCGACACGCCCCTTCACGGCGTCGTCCCACACGACCGTGCCGGTCAGCGGATTGCGGAAGCGCAGCACCGGCTTCACGCCGGCCGGCGGCTCCGGCAGCACCTTGCCGGGCTCCGGACGCCACGTGCCGTCATAGCGCGGCTTCAGGCCGGCCTCGCGCTGGCGTTCGCGCAGCGCGTCGAGTTCCTCGGCCGACATGTAGCACGGGTACGCGAGGCCCTTTTCGAGCATCTGCGCGATCACCTCGCGATAGCGGTCCATCCGCTGCATCTGATAGATCGGGCCTTCGTCGAAATCCAGGCCGAGCCACTGCATCCCATCGAGGATCGCGTCGACTGCTTCCTGCGACGAGCGCTCGACGTCGGTATCCTCGATGCGCAGCACGAACGTGCCCTTCATCTTGCGGGCGAACGCCCACGGATAGAGTGCGGAGCGGATGTTGCCGAGGTGGATGAAGCCGGTGGGGCTCGGCGCGAAGCGGGTACGGACAGGACGGGTCATAAACGGTAACTCGAACGCCTGGGGCGCATGAATGATTCGACGCGGGATCGACGGCGGCAGCCCGGACAGCAACGGGGCCGGCGACGCCCGGAACGGGAAAGAAGCCGGAATTATACTCGCGCCGGACATCGCGCCAAGCGCGCCGCTTGCTTTATGATGTGCGCGCCGCGGCCGCCAGCCGGCGCGGCGCCGGCCATACGGAACCTGCCGTACGGTCGCTCGGAACCTATCGCCGCCGCGGGCCGTGTAACCCGCCGCCAAGCCGCCGGAGAACCATTCGATGTCGTCCCCTCGCCTGTCGCGCCGCCACTTCACGATCGCCGCCGCGTCCGCCAGCCTCGCCGCCTGCACGTCGTTCGGCGACAAATCCCGCCCGGACAATGCGTCCGGCGCCACGCAGCCGCACGAAAAGCCCGTGAAGATCGGCATCGCGCTCGGCGGCGGCGCCGCGCGCGGCTTCTCGCACATCGGCGTGCTGAAGGCGCTCGAGGCGCGCGGCATCCCGGTCGAAATCGTCGCAGGCACGAGCGCGGGCTCGGTGGTCGGCGC includes these proteins:
- the gltX gene encoding glutamate--tRNA ligase; translation: MTRPVRTRFAPSPTGFIHLGNIRSALYPWAFARKMKGTFVLRIEDTDVERSSQEAVDAILDGMQWLGLDFDEGPIYQMQRMDRYREVIAQMLEKGLAYPCYMSAEELDALRERQREAGLKPRYDGTWRPEPGKVLPEPPAGVKPVLRFRNPLTGTVVWDDAVKGRVEISNEELDDLVIARPDGTPIYNFCVVVDDMDMGITHVIRGDDHVNNTPRQINILNALGGEPPVYAHLPTVLNEQGEKMSKRHGAMSVMAYRDAGFLPEAVVNYLARLGWSHGDAEIFSREQFVEWFDLEHLGKSPAQYDHSKLSWLNAHYIKEADNARLAELAKPFLAALGIDDAAIATGPALEAVVGLMKDRATTVKEIAEGATMFYRVPAPEADALAQHVTDVVRPALADLVAALKAADWTKEAVSAALKATLGTHKLKMPQLAMPVRLLVAGTTHTPSIDAVLVLFGRDVVVSRIEAALA